The DNA region AAcaatgtttgtgttcagattAGAGCAAAAACATTGCAGATAATAACTTCATCTACTGGACTTTCCTCACTCTCAACGAAGCCTCAGTCACTGTCTGATCGTCTCTCCtgctgaaaatattaataatcacagTGAGGAGAATCGGCTCAATACTCCACTACAAAGTAAGTATCTGAAACTAATATATCAGTTTTACAGTCTgtgtctttatatttttaattttaaattgtcaTACACTCTTATTGTTTACAAGCAGTGACTGATTCAatatcactttattttttactttaaaatagatttaaagttAATAAAGTTGCTGCTATTTCTGTTTAGTAGAAAACAAACCTGGTTATTTTCAGATGcttctttttagatttttatgaatTGAATTTTTAACAAACAAGATTGTTTGACAGAAATACTGAAAGAAGTTTCTACATATAAACAGAAATTACTtctgtatgttttaaaaagaaaattaggatggaaatgtgtaaataaaagctGAGCTTACAAAGAATATaagcttttagttttctttaagcGCTCTACGAAAATGTTCTTTGTTTACACAGGCATTCAGTTTTTTAGGTTTAATGTCTCTGAGAGAAGATCATTTTTATGTTgactgaagcatttttaaaacaaaagttaaactgAATCAGGTTTaaagttcagaaatgttctggtgTCATTTCAGGTCATTTCCTGAGAGAGATGAATCCAGAGAAACAGCTTCAGTCAGTCACAcatctttttctgctttggttCACGTTTTATTGAGCTCTTGGATCCTGGCTGTGGCTGACAAACAGGAATCAAAAGGTTTGACGGTTCCTGAAAAAACTGAAGGTGGggaattaaaaacatttgacaacaACATTTCACTGTCATCTTCCAACTCAgagttaaaagtttttattcaagtcTATAAGAACAAATGTTCTGGGTTTGTTCCTGCTTTACTGAGCTGCTGAGAGAAACTTCTCTggtttaaacattaattttgttttgaaaactgtttcACTCCTTCACCAAACAATCAGATCAACCACAGCAGCTTGTTAATCCCAGCAGGAGGCTGACTGACAAGGACGAgggtctagtcaaagtaaataacaataaatctaCCAACAGCATAACTTTGgatcaaaacaagaaatgacAGAAAGTCACTTTGTTGACTTCCTGTTGTTGCATCAACACTTATAatgaaaagcaaagacaaaccTTAGAGACATGATCAGTGTGAACTCTTGTGATCTGCAGATCTGGATCAGGAACACGGTTGGATTTTATGTTGTGATGGATTTTATTAGTAAGTTTATcatatttgtttctagtttttcttttttgactttaATACTTTGTGTAATATGACAGAAGATTAAAGTCATTGCAGgttaagaaacaaaagcaactaacttatgtcagaaaatgtttatgtttgtttgtagtAAATATGTGAAGTTAATCAAgatgtttctgagttttataGTAGCAATGTATTCCtctatttctatatttttatttttattgatctaTAATGGCCGTAGTACTCCGTGGTACTATGAACATGCAGTggacaaaatatgtttatttactaTTTACTGTTATTGATAAAATCTCTTAAAGTCTGTAAAACTAGAAAgcagaaaatttgttttatttttctgagtcTCTAATTGAAGAtcctgagatttttttttctgaatgaagTCAGACTGAGTTGTTATGAATCCAGATGTTCCTTGTATTGTTAGTGATGATGTTCCTGATGTTCTgctgcctctcctcctcttcctctctcaggaTGAAGATGATCTCCAGgatcctgctgctcctcatcctcagctcATGTCTCTGTGGTCAGTCTCCATCTTGTCTTTGTGACAGAAAGCTCTCTAGATGGAGCTGAAAGACTCCCATGTTCCAGTTCTCAGTGTGTCTgctcctctctttccctctctgtctcctcagcagcAACATTTGTAGTGAATGTGACACAGAGCAGCTATCAGGCAGAGGAGAACCACAGCATCACTCTGGAGTGGACCTTCACCACCAAGACTCAGGGATCCAATGGGAAACTGTTCATTGACTGTCATTTTAGATCATCAGTAAAAAAAGGGGTAACAAAATATGTTCATCGTGATGTTGATGAGTTTCCAGAGTCTCAGCATGAACAGTTTTCAGGACGAGTCCAGAGTGACAAAGACGTCCTCAGAGAAGGACGAATCAGATTAAATGTGTCCAGACTGAGGACTGAAGACTCTGGTCTGTATCTGTGTGACGTGAAAACTGAAGATGGATCCAGCAATGCAGAATGTCGACTCAGCGTTACTGGTGAGTTCATGTTGCAACATCTGAACTTTATAAAGTCTAAAtgctgaaaaagtgaaatgaaactgaaaagatGCAGCAAAGTTTTtctgatatataaaaaaaaacttttgtgtttttctgtgaaattatttcttcctgtttctcttggtttttatttacttagattattttttcctctgattTAGTTTGAGGAAACTCAGACTGAGGTAAAAGTCCTAACTGGTTTCATCCAGAGAGTcggagaaaaatgaaaagttttcatgtttctttgtgACCAGAACCGACCCGGTTTATAAAGGTTAAAACAGAaccaaatgtttctgtgttgtttataTGGTTTCATGTTTAATTGTTTCCCATTAAACTTTATTCTTCTAAAGGTTTCTGTAATATTCAAACATCTCTTCTATCtttccagcagctgctgatgtCTCTCCAGTCCAGAGAACGACCttggatccagaaccagaaggtCGAGGAAGGATCGGCCTCCATGTTTCTCTGttactgacagcagcagcagcagcaccgtTGCTCAGTGGGTCGAGGAAGGATCGGCCTCCATGTTTCTCTGttactgacagcagcagcagcagcagctctgatggTCAAACTTTTCCTGACTCTCAGTTCAAAGGGTTGATATGGATGATGAtcctgtgggcaggaaggagcTCCAGTAGCAGTCTGTGTTGGACTGAAtatgaagaagcctctgactgaagactgttgctgtttgACCAAATCATGGCTGCATGTAtcagacagcagagaaaatAGTTCACTGAAAcactggatgacatcatcaggcTCCACAGTTTCcgctttgctttgctttgctttgtagAAAATAGCTAGGATTACCAGGTAATCCTATCTGATCCTTTGTTCCTCTAAAGTTCCAGACACTACAACACTGGATTACCTGAATATCAGGTATCTGATCCTTTGTTTAATCCTTTGTGTAGTATGCCCCCATGGACTTCTGGACTTCTGGGTTGACTTCTGGGTTCCAGTTCCAGTTCCAGACAGATATCAGATACCTTTCTGTGGACTGCAGCAGGTCACGGGGCCAAACAAGCATGGATTGGAGGCACTAATGCACAGGAGGTATTGTTGccagtacattttatttgttgtatattttgtgaaacattgaataaaatgtgtcatCTGCTGTATGTTGTCTTCCAGGAGAGCATTTGGTTGTGGAGCGATGGAAGCCGTTTCGACTACACACACTGGTGTTCTGGACAGAATAATAAAGATGGAGGCAACCAGCGCTGTTTACAGATAAACTATTCAGGTATAAGAAAATATCAACCCACTCTGTTTTTTTGGTTGGTAAGATGACTCATGGGTAAAACTAATTTACTGTGCATGTGAACATTTTAGTTGACCTGCATAAACATTTACTGAATTTACAGAAGGAgcttatattatttttcttgtggcAAAATTGGTTTTTATGATGTGAtgtgtgatttcttttcttgttcCTAGGTGCAAAGTGCTGGGATGACCTGGGGTCTAATCACAATCTGCCTTCTGTCTGCGCCAAGAAACCCTGAAAACTGTGAGGTTCCCAAAGAGGCCAGATTTAAAACAGAACCAGTGGAGGGtcagtgctttttgtttttgttttcctgctttcttaACCTTCAGAAAACCCAAAGATATTTCTGCTTCTTTACTTCCTATAATTTCTCTCTTTAATGCAACCTAGAGAATGAAGCGACAAGCAAACAGCAGCTGGATTGTCTCTCTGTAATAAGATCAGACTGAATGAGTCATTAGAAAGAATCATCTATGCAAAACTTCTATTCTTtggcaaagcaaaaataaaacttttacggtttattctgtctttgtgttttgttttgttttctgaaacattttctgtttcttgagAATCAGAATTTGTATCAATAGTTGGcttatgtaattattaaaaattacaacattattAATGAGATTATTAATAATGTTCAACTTTCTTTAGTTGAATCAGGAATTATTAAGTCAAACTTGTCAATATCTCGTGAACAAATGAA from Xiphophorus maculatus strain JP 163 A chromosome 14, X_maculatus-5.0-male, whole genome shotgun sequence includes:
- the LOC111611197 gene encoding uncharacterized protein LOC111611197 isoform X3; this translates as MFLVLLVMMFLMFCCLSSSSSLRMKMISRILLLLILSSCLCATFVVNVTQSSYQAEENHSITLEWTFTTKTQGSNGKLFIDCHFRSSVKKGVTKYVHRDVDEFPESQHEQFSGRVQSDKDVLREGRIRLNVSRLRTEDSGLYLCDVKTEDGSSNAECRLSVTAAADVSPVQRTTLDPEPEGRGRIGLHVSLLLTAAAAAPLLSGSRKDRPPCFSVTDSSSSSSSDGQTFPDSQFKGLIWMMILWAGRSSSSSLCWTEYEEASD
- the LOC111611197 gene encoding uncharacterized protein LOC111611197 isoform X4 — its product is MFLVLLVMMFLMFCCLSSSSSLRMKMISRILLLLILSSCLCAATFVVNVTQSSYQAEENHSITLEWTFTTKTQGSNGKLFIDCHFRSSVKKGVTKYVHRDVDEFPESQHEQFSGRVQSDKDVLREGRIRLNVSRLRTEDSGLYLCDVKTEDGSSNAECRLSVTAAADVSPVQRTTLDPEPEGRGRIGLHVSLLLTAAAAAALMVKLFLTLSSKG
- the LOC111611197 gene encoding ladderlectin-like isoform X5, giving the protein MISVNSCDLQIWIRNTVGFYVVMDFITGHGAKQAWIGGTNAQEESIWLWSDGSRFDYTHWCSGQNNKDGGNQRCLQINYSGAKCWDDLGSNHNLPSVCAKKP
- the LOC111611197 gene encoding uncharacterized protein LOC111611197 isoform X2, coding for MFLVLLVMMFLMFCCLSSSSSLRMKMISRILLLLILSSCLCAATFVVNVTQSSYQAEENHSITLEWTFTTKTQGSNGKLFIDCHFRSSVKKGVTKYVHRDVDEFPESQHEQFSGRVQSDKDVLREGRIRLNVSRLRTEDSGLYLCDVKTEDGSSNAECRLSVTAADVSPVQRTTLDPEPEGRGRIGLHVSLLLTAAAAAPLLSGSRKDRPPCFSVTDSSSSSSSDGQTFPDSQFKGLIWMMILWAGRSSSSSLCWTEYEEASD
- the LOC111611197 gene encoding uncharacterized protein LOC111611197 isoform X1 is translated as MFLVLLVMMFLMFCCLSSSSSLRMKMISRILLLLILSSCLCAATFVVNVTQSSYQAEENHSITLEWTFTTKTQGSNGKLFIDCHFRSSVKKGVTKYVHRDVDEFPESQHEQFSGRVQSDKDVLREGRIRLNVSRLRTEDSGLYLCDVKTEDGSSNAECRLSVTAAADVSPVQRTTLDPEPEGRGRIGLHVSLLLTAAAAAPLLSGSRKDRPPCFSVTDSSSSSSSDGQTFPDSQFKGLIWMMILWAGRSSSSSLCWTEYEEASD